Below is a genomic region from Sphingobacteriales bacterium.
CAAGCGAAGAAGTAACCTCACTGCTTTATCTGTTCAATAATATCATTATTGATGAACTTACTGCCATTAAAGAACTTTCCGGGTTCAGGCAGGAAATTTACGATAATATTGGCCTCTCCATACAACTGGCAATTGATGAGACCGAAAACATCTATGAAAATCTCGAAGAAAAACTCAGCCCTGAAAAACTGGCTTCACTGAAATCGTTAAAACAACGAGAAATCAGAAAAGCATTTATTGAAAAACTAAGCACTTTCTACCACGATACAGAAGAGAATCAGACTGAAAATCAATCTGAACCACCAACTATATTGTAAAGTATGTTTTTACAAATTTCATCCAATTGGTGCTGAACAGACAAGCTAGGTTCTTTGCTGAATTCCTTATCTTCAACAACTTCTATGGCAAAAACCTTCACATGTTCAGGTGTTTTTAAGCCTATCTGCCTCATAAAATCAAAAAGTGTAGTAAATTTAACATCATGATAATGAGATAAATGTAATGTTTCTCTGAAATTTCTAGGAGTGAAATTCCATATAAATCCGGGCTTTTCCTCAAGGGTGATAATACCATCGATAAAATATACTTCATCGTAGCCAGTTATTAAATCAATCAGTTCAAGGCCACCAAAGACTGAAGTTTTAAAATCAAACTGTTGAGTTAATTTCGGATAATCATTTTTAATTTTCTCAGCCACAAT
It encodes:
- a CDS encoding hydrogenase maturation protease; amino-acid sequence: MQFEQKQSLIIGLGNDWLTDDGIGVIVAEKIKNDYPKLTQQFDFKTSVFGGLELIDLITGYDEVYFIDGIITLEEKPGFIWNFTPRNFRETLHLSHYHDVKFTTLFDFMRQIGLKTPEHVKVFAIEVVEDKEFSKEPSLSVQHQLDEICKNILYNIVGGSD